GTAGTTTCAAAAACTTGTAAAGGATAACCTAAATTTTTACAATAATCTTCAATTTCCTCATATTTTGAACCTTCTTCTACAGGATGAATATGAATAGGGAATATTTCAAAATTAACCTTAGATATTTTTTTTATTCTGATTAAAGCATTAAGTACAGTAAGACTATCTTTTCCACCAGAAACTCCTACGGCGACTCTATCTCCTTCTTCAATCATATTATACTCATGCATAGCTTTTCCAATAGGATTCCAAAGAGTTTTAGAAAAACCTTTATTTTCAATAAAAGAAAGAATTTCTTCATCTGGAATAGCATTTAATTTAATTTTTAAATTTGTTAACTTTTCAATTGTTTCTATTGCCTTAAGTTGCTTTTTTAAAGAAAACTCTATATTTATAACACATTTCTCTTTTTTATTTTCAATAATTATTTCTGTGGGAGAAATTTTAAAAAGAAAATTTTCAAAGAGATAGTTATCTAATTCTAATAAGGAATTTATTTTAATCATAATTATTCTCCATCATTTTTATTTCCTCTAGTGTAACCTAGAACATAATCTAAATTAATATTTTTTAAGGAATTAAATATACTTTGTTTTATTTGAGAATTTTGACTTTCTAAAGTTTTAAGAAGATCTTTAATTTCTTTTCTTTTAGAATCTACTTTTCCCGATTCAATAGGACAACCACAAGCCATAGCTTGGATTTCGTTTTTTTCAGTGTAAGAAATAATATCTTTCTCTTTTATATAGATTAAAGGCCTAATTAATTCTAACTTTCCACTTGTTGACTTAACTTTAGGAATCATAGTTTTAATAGTTCCAGCATAAAACATATTAATAAGAGCTGTTTCAACTAAATCATCAAAATGATGACCAAGAGCTAATTTATTATATCCTAATTCTTCAACTTTATTATAAAGAACACCTCTTCTCATTTTTGCACATAGAAAACAAGGGTTATTAGGATCTTGATCAAAGGCAACTTCCCATACATTAGCTTCAAAGATTTCACAAGGTATTTCTAAATCTTCTAAATTTTTCTTAAATTGTTCTAAGTCCATGGCTCCAAAGCCAGGATTCATAGAAATAAAAGCCACTTCAAAATTTTTACTTCTATCTCTTTTAAGTTCTTGAAATAATTTACAAAGAAGTAAACTATCTTTTCCCCCAGAGACACCAATAGCAATTTTATCTCCATCTTTTATTAAGTCAAAATCTTTAATAGCCTTTGTAAACTTACTCCATATTTTTTTTCTATAGGTTGTTCTAATAGACTCTGTTGCCATAGCCCCTTTAGAAATATTTTCTTCATTCATTATAAATCCTCCATAAAATACTATAGTTTTTTAGTAAAATTATATCATAAAATAAAAAAATAACTAAGAATTATATGGTATAATAGTTCTAAATTTAGGAATGATTTTTATAGGAAGTGAGATAAAAATGGATAAAAATGCAATTAAAGTTATAAAGTTTTTAGTGTCTGGAAAAGCATATAGTGATGGCGCTATAATGAAAAACATAGGGTTAACTAAGGAAGAGTTGGATAATATATATATAATTTTAGAAAAAGAGGGATATTTAGAATCCTATGAGGAGTTTCAAAAACATACTCAGTTAGAGGATAAACCTAAGAGTGGTTGTGGAAGCAAAGGATGTGGAAATACAAGCAGTAATTGTTGTGGAGAAAAAGATTTAGATTTTTCTAAAATTAAAGTTTTAACAATGAAGGCTATAAAAGAATTTGATAATTAAGGAAAGAGAAGAGGTAATCTTCTCTTTTTTTGTATATACCTAACATGATATTTTATGGCTTGGAGGGATATTTATGAAAAATATTATAATAGTTGGTGGAGGTCCAGGAGGACTCACCGCAGGAATGCTATTAGGAATAAAAAATTATAAAGTGAAGATATTTGAGAAAAAAGATAAAATTGGAGGCAGAAATTCTAGATTAGAATTAAATGGATATAATTTTGATATGGGACCTACATTTTTTTTAATGAAACATATATTGGAAGAAATATTTTTTGAAGTGGGGAAAAATTTAGATGATTATGTGGAAACTATAGAAATAAATCCAATGTATAGATTGAAATTTCCAAATTTTGAATTTTATCCATATTCCTATAGTGAAATGGATAAAATGCTAGATTCTTTAGACAAAACTTTTCCTGGAAGTGTAGATGGATATTTAAAGTTTATAGAAAAAGAAAAAATAAAATTTAGAATGTTAGAACCTTGTCTTAAAAAACCCTATTTGTCACTAGGAGATTATATAAATAAGAAATTTATAAAAGCTTTACCCTATGTAGATGTTTTTAAATCTCTTTATGAAGTTATGGGAAAATATTTTAAAGATGAAAATTTGAAACTATCTTTTACATTTCAAGCAAAATATATAGGAATGTCCCCTTGGGTAGCTCCTGGGGTTTTTAGTATGATATCTTATTTAGAACATAGGTATGGGATTTATCATGTCAAAGGAGGATTAAATAGATTATCCCATGGAATGGGAGAAGTGTTTAAAGAGTTAGGTGGAGAGATTAATTTAAATAGTGAAGTTGAAAATATAATTTTTCAAGGAAAAAAAGCCATAGGAGTAAAATTAAAAAATGGAAAGGAATACTATGGAGATAAAATAATTATAAATGCAGATTTTGCTTATAGTATGAAAAATTTAGTTAACAAAAATATACGAGATAAATATTCTGATATAAATTTATATAATAAAAAATATTCCTGTTCAACATATATGATTTATTTGGGATTGGATAAAATTTATGAAAATATACCCCATCACAATATAATTTTTGCTGAAGATTATAAAAGGAACTTAAAGCTTATTAATAGTCATCAAGAGATTGAAGAAGATTTCTCATTTTATATACAAAATCCTTCAGTGATAGATAATACCTTAGCTCCTGAAGGACATTCTAGTATATATGTATTAGTACCTGTTTCTAATAATAAATCAAAGGAAACTTGGAGTAAGAAAAGAGAAAAATTTTATGAAAAAATAATTGATATATTAGAAGAGAAAGGTGGTTTTATAAATATACGAAATCATATAAAAGAGAAAAAAGTAATAACTCCTTCAGATTGGGAGTATGAGGAGAATATATATTTAGGAGCTACATTTAATTTAGCACATAATTTAGGACAAATGTTAAGCTTTAGACCTCATAATCGTTTAGAAGGATATGAAAATTTATATATAGTAGGAGGTGGAACTCATCCAGGAAGTGGATTACCAACTATATATGAGTCAGGAAGAATAGTTGCAAATTTAATTGAAAAGGGGGAGTGATCAAATGAAAAGATTTAAATTAATTAAACTACTTTTTCAAATATATTCTGGAAAAAAACCAAAATTAGAAGAAGTAGAGAAAATGGGATTGCTCTCTATAAAACTATGTCAATATTATGCTCTTAGAATAGATTTCTTAGATGAAGATTTATGTATACACTTAGCAAAATTGTACGAAAAAAGTTATGAGAAAAGACCTAAAAAGTTATCTGAAATAATAGGAGAAAATAATTGGATTTTTAAAAAATTAATTTCTTATGAAGAATATCCCTTTGCATCAGCTTCTATAGGTCAGATTCATAGAGGGATTTTAAAAGGTGGAGAAAAAGTTGCAATAAAAATAAAACGAAAAAAATTTAAAAATCAATTTATAGAAGATATAGAAAATAGTAAAAAAATATTTAAAGTAGTTTTATTTTTTTATCCTAAACTAAAAAAAGTTTTTAATCCATTAATAGCTTTAGAAGAAATAAAAAAATCTACATTAAATGAATTAGATTTTAAAAATGAAGTAAATGGAGCTATTTTTTTTGAAAGTTTAAAAATAAAAAATTCTTTAAAATATAATTTAAGTAAATTAAAATTTTCAAATTTTTATTTAGAAGATTGTAATGAAAATGTTTTAGTTTCTAAATTTATAGAAGGAGATAGTTTTAATAAATTATTAAATGAAAAAAAATTAGAATATAAAACTTTATTAGAGCTTTTCAAGTACCATAGTTTTTATATGTTTAGATTGGGAGTTTTTCATGGAGATTTACATCCAGGAAATATTCTTGTAGATAAAAAAGGGTTTATAAATTTAATTGACTGTTCTACTGTGGGAGAAATCAGTGAAAAATTAAGAGAGGGATTATTTGGATTTTTTTATTATCTAAGTAGATACGATTATTTAAAAGCAAGTGAATATTTGAATAAAATGTCCATTACTTCTATCAAGGAAGAAAATTTTATAAGATTCCAAAGAGAATTTTTAAAATTATATGAAAATTTTAAGGATAAAACTGTGGGAGAAGTGAGTTTGACTAGGAAGATGATGGAAACAATAAAATTAGGAGTGAATTATAATATGGAATTTGGACAGGGAATGTTTCATGTTATAAAAAGTTTAATGTATTTAGATGGGATGGTTTTGAAGTGTGATAAAAATATTAATTTAATGGAAGATATTAGAGAGTATACGGGATTGTTTAAAAAAGAGATGGAAGTTCCCTAAGGAGTAGGGAACTTTTTTAAATTCCAAGAACAGATAACCCATCTTTAATGCAAGTGATATTAATAGGATATTTAGGACCAGGTTCTCCATCAATGTCAGTATTTATATCATCTTCAACTTTTAATGTTAAAGCCTTTGTTTGAAAATGGATAATACCCTCAGGATGATCTAAATGATCCCCTTTAAAAAATTTAAAAATTGCACCTAAAGTAGAAGCAATACTTTCACTTTTTACAATTATGACATCTAACATTCCATCATCTATTTTGGCTTTATAAGCAATATTAAAGTTTCCTGCACTTTTTCCATTGAATACAAAAAATATCAATGAACTACATTGGAATGAAAAATCCTCTGTTTTTATACTTAACTTAATTTTTTTAAAGTGAGGAATCTCTTTTATACCATTAAAATAATAAGCTAATTTTCCAAGAGTATTTTTTAAAACAGATGGAGTCTTTTGAGATACTTCTGTAAAAAGACCACAACTAAAAATATTTATAAAATATAGGTCATTGGCTTTTCCAAGATCAATTTTTTTAGGTTTATTTGAAAGAATTTTTTTTATGGCTACTTCAATATTTGAGGGAATTCCAAGCAAATTAGCAAAATCATTTGCTGTTCCTGTTGGAAGGATAGCAATAGGAATATCCAAATTCTTTTTTTTCAAAACATTTACCACTTGATTAATAGTACCATCTCCACCAGAAATAAGAATATGATCATATTCCTTTTCATTAACCCCATCTAAGGATGTATTTAAGTCAAATTCAAAGGAAATTCTAAATGGTTCTATTATTAAATTTTGTTTTTGATAAAGATATATAATTTTATCCAGATGTTTTAAAATTATTTGCTCACCAGAATGAGGATTATATATGAACTTTACCTTTTTCATGAAATCACTCCTTAGTAAATATGGTTATATAAATTTTATCAGAGGTAATGTTAAAATTCAAATGTTACTTGGAAAAATATGAAAAAATTTAAATGTTGGTTAAAAATAAGGGAATTTGATATAATAGAGAACAAGAAAATAGAAGAATTTAAGGAGAAATTAATGATAAGAAATTTAAATAGAATAATTCAAGATTATTTAAGACCTAAAAGATTAGCTTTTGGAAAATTTATTTGGGATAGAAAGATAAAAAAAGAAAATGTTGCTCAGGAAAATATAATTGAGAGTGAAAATATAAAATCAATACTTTTTTTAAGATATGATGGAAAAATAGGAGATATGATAATAAATACCCTAATGTTTAAAGCTATAAAAACTCAATATCCACATATAAAAATAGGAGTTATTGGAAGAGGGGCTACAAGAGATATTATAAAAAATAATAGTTATGTAGATGTAATATATAATTATGAAAAAAATAATAAAAAGATAAAAAAATTAGCTGGAGAAATAAAAAAGGAAAAATATGATCTATTAATTGATTTTAGTGAAATGCTAAGAGTTCAACAGATGATGCTTATAAATCTTATAGGAGCAAAATATAATATGGGTTTAGATAGAAAAGATTGGAATCTTTTTGATATAGTTTATTCAAAACCTAAAAATATGAACCATATAAGTGATTTATATATAGAAATCTTAAAAAAATTAGGAATAAAAGAAATTGAAGGAGCTTATGATTTACAAATCGGAGAATCAGAAGTAGAAAATGCTAGAATATTTCTTGGAAAAGTTGGTTCAGGTAAAAAAATAATATTTAATCCCTATGCAGCAAGTAAGCATAGAAGTTTAAATATAGAAAAAATAGAAAAAATAATAAATTATATTTTACTTGAAGATAATGTAAAAATAATTTTATTAGCCCATGGGGAAAATTATAAAAATGTGGAATTTTTAGAAAAAAAATATGAAAATAAGGTTTATATACCTAAAAGTAAAAATATAATGGAAGTTGGGGCAATAATAAAAGAAAGTGATCTAGTAATTTCTCCAGACACTTCAATAGTACATTTGGGGACAGGATTAAAAAAGCCTCTATTAGGGCTATATAGAATGGATAATGAGGGAGATAGTAATTCAACTATTTGGGGACCAAACAATAAAAAAAGTGGAATAGTTTGGGCTAAAGGAACAGGAAAAAAAGGTGAAGAAACAGATATAAATAATTTTTCTATGAACGATTTCAAAGATGCATATAAAAAATTAGCTAGGGAATAAACCCTAGCTAATTTTTTCTGTATTTGTTCCCATTTCATATAAAATTTCATTGAGAAGAATAGCATTTTTCTCACTCATTAAAATAACTAATCTATTTCCAGGCTCAATTTCCGTGGAACCATTAGGGATAATTTCTATACCATCTTTTTGAATACCAACGACTAAAACTCCTTCAGGCCAAATAACTTCAGATAATTTCTTACCATCTAAATAGGATTCAGAAGCTACTGGAACTAAAATAACAGTTTTACTTGTATCGTCTTCCTCTTCAATTTTAATATCTTTATCCATTCTTTTATATAAAATATCATAAACAGGTTCTAATTTTAAAATTTCAGTAACAAAGTAAGCAATAACTCCAACAGTTGTTAATGCTAGAAGATGTTCAAATGTTCCTGTCATTTCAAGTATAAGAATAACACCAGTTATAGGGGCTCTAACAACTGCAACAAAATATCCAGCCATTCCAAGAACCATATAATGAGGAATAAATTCAGGACCTACATGTAAAAAATTAATTAAAATAAGAGCATACATTTTACCTAAAATAGCTCCTAGTACAAGCATAGGTAAGAAAATTCCTCCTGGGAATCCAGTTGAATATGATAGTGTAGTAAATAATAATTTAACTATAAATAAAACGGCTAAAAATATAAATGTTGTTTTAGTATGAACTAAATCTTCAACTAAAGCGTGTCCTCCACCTGTAACATCAGGAAGAATAAAGCAAAGAATAAAAGATAAAGTCATAACAGAACCAATTTTAATATATTTGTGTAAAGTACAATTTTTAAAACAATCTTGTGTTTTTAAAAGTGTAAGTGTAAATAATTTTCCAAAGATAGCGATTATTATTCCAAAAATAATAAATAGTGCAAATTGGAAATAAGGACTTATAGTCATAGGATATGTAACTTTAAATGTAAATGCTGGAGCAATACCAAAAATACGTCTTCCTACGAAATCAGAAGCAGCACTTGCAAGTAAAGTACAAATTAATAATTTTGCAGAAAAATATTTATGTAATTCTTCTAAACTAAAAATAGCACCTGCTAATGGAGCACCAAAAGCTGCAGCTAAACCAGCACTAGCACCACTAGTAACAAGATATTTTTTTTCAATATAATTTGTTTTGAAAATTCTATTGATTCCAAATCCAAGATAGGAACCAAGTTGAACAGAAGGACCTTCTCTTCCTAAAGAAAGACCTGAACCGATACCTAAAAGTCCACCTATGAATTTACCTAAAAGTTCAGTGAACCATTTGTGATAAGTAAGTTGTCTAAGAATGATAGCTTTAACTTGTGGGATTCCACTTCCTGCTATAGTAGGTAATTTTTTAGAAATAATGGCTACCACCACACCACAAATCATGAATAAAATCCATGCTTTTAAAAGAAATACAGGATCGTGAAGCTGATCCATAGTTAGATAAGTTTTTCTAAGAACATCAGCCCAATGTAGCAAGTATCTATAAAGAGATACAATTACACCAGTTAATAATCCAGTAATTAAACAAAGAAGATAAAGAAAAGTATTTTCTTTTTTCAGAAATTTAATATTATCTTCGGAATTTAAATTTTCACTCATAAAATTTAATCCTCCAGTTGTAAAGTTAATAAAAAAATGGGCCACTCAATATAGAGCTACCCTTTTGATTACTTTATAAATATTAAGTGTCACAGAACTCAGATGAGCTACTTGCACCCATATTGAATACCTTAATGCTGCTTCCTTCCAGATCTGACATGGTTCGATAACAATATGCCGCAAGGTCCATTCCTTGCTCTGTGACGGTTAAAATTATAACATAAAGTTAATTAATAGTCAAGAATGGTTAGATATATTTTTTTAAAAGAATTTTAAATTTATCTTTTTTACTTTTTCCCATTTCCTCTTCATAGAGAAATTTACCATATTTTTTAATAGTTATAATATCTTTTTCCTTTAACACAAAACTTTTATTTTTAATTAAAATATAGTTTATTAAAACTTGGCCATTTTCAATAAGAGAAACAGCTTCATTTCTTGAAAGATTAGTACAGTTAGAAACTATAGAGTCTAATCTGATAGAGGAAACAGTGCATGAAATATTTTTAAAATTAAAAGGAGGAATTTCATTAGAAAAGATTTCTTTTACAGAAACTTTAATTTTATTTATCTCTTTTAATTCTTTTTCAATAATAGAAAAAGTATCTTTTTTAGTTATAGAATAAGCAATGTTATCTTTTAAAATAATATCTCCAATAGCTTCTCTTTTAAGCCCTAAGGACATAATTGTTCCTAAAAAGTCTTTATGTTCTAATGTTTTAAATTTATTAGAACAGTCCATTTTAAAATAAATAATATCTGGATTAAATTCCTCAAAATTAAAATCTTTTGGAGAAATAATAATATTTCTTTTTTCACTTTCACTATTTATACCAATAAATTTAAATTCTAAATTTTTAAATGGATTTCCTTGGGCAAGAATTTTCCAAACATTAGGTGGAAAAAATAAATTA
This genomic stretch from Cetobacterium ceti harbors:
- a CDS encoding ClC family H(+)/Cl(-) exchange transporter, whose product is MSENLNSEDNIKFLKKENTFLYLLCLITGLLTGVIVSLYRYLLHWADVLRKTYLTMDQLHDPVFLLKAWILFMICGVVVAIISKKLPTIAGSGIPQVKAIILRQLTYHKWFTELLGKFIGGLLGIGSGLSLGREGPSVQLGSYLGFGINRIFKTNYIEKKYLVTSGASAGLAAAFGAPLAGAIFSLEELHKYFSAKLLICTLLASAASDFVGRRIFGIAPAFTFKVTYPMTISPYFQFALFIIFGIIIAIFGKLFTLTLLKTQDCFKNCTLHKYIKIGSVMTLSFILCFILPDVTGGGHALVEDLVHTKTTFIFLAVLFIVKLLFTTLSYSTGFPGGIFLPMLVLGAILGKMYALILINFLHVGPEFIPHYMVLGMAGYFVAVVRAPITGVILILEMTGTFEHLLALTTVGVIAYFVTEILKLEPVYDILYKRMDKDIKIEEEDDTSKTVILVPVASESYLDGKKLSEVIWPEGVLVVGIQKDGIEIIPNGSTEIEPGNRLVILMSEKNAILLNEILYEMGTNTEKIS
- a CDS encoding tRNA lysidine(34) synthetase gives rise to the protein MNEENISKGAMATESIRTTYRKKIWSKFTKAIKDFDLIKDGDKIAIGVSGGKDSLLLCKLFQELKRDRSKNFEVAFISMNPGFGAMDLEQFKKNLEDLEIPCEIFEANVWEVAFDQDPNNPCFLCAKMRRGVLYNKVEELGYNKLALGHHFDDLVETALINMFYAGTIKTMIPKVKSTSGKLELIRPLIYIKEKDIISYTEKNEIQAMACGCPIESGKVDSKRKEIKDLLKTLESQNSQIKQSIFNSLKNINLDYVLGYTRGNKNDGE
- a CDS encoding YegS/Rv2252/BmrU family lipid kinase, which produces MKKVKFIYNPHSGEQIILKHLDKIIYLYQKQNLIIEPFRISFEFDLNTSLDGVNEKEYDHILISGGDGTINQVVNVLKKKNLDIPIAILPTGTANDFANLLGIPSNIEVAIKKILSNKPKKIDLGKANDLYFINIFSCGLFTEVSQKTPSVLKNTLGKLAYYFNGIKEIPHFKKIKLSIKTEDFSFQCSSLIFFVFNGKSAGNFNIAYKAKIDDGMLDVIIVKSESIASTLGAIFKFFKGDHLDHPEGIIHFQTKALTLKVEDDINTDIDGEPGPKYPINITCIKDGLSVLGI
- a CDS encoding ATP-binding protein, coding for MIKINSLLELDNYLFENFLFKISPTEIIIENKKEKCVINIEFSLKKQLKAIETIEKLTNLKIKLNAIPDEEILSFIENKGFSKTLWNPIGKAMHEYNMIEEGDRVAVGVSGGKDSLTVLNALIRIKKISKVNFEIFPIHIHPVEEGSKYEEIEDYCKNLGYPLQVFETTLGDILFDKTIKNPCFLCARIRRGLLYRVMKEQNINKLALGHHKDDIVETFLLNVFYQGNMNVMKPMYSSEEYGVSVIRPLAYVEEKDTIKYAKKLNLPILINECPYETSDNSRRLKVKNIIKAIGEDNPEIRSVILNSIKELLD
- a CDS encoding glycosyltransferase family 9 protein — protein: MKKFKCWLKIREFDIIENKKIEEFKEKLMIRNLNRIIQDYLRPKRLAFGKFIWDRKIKKENVAQENIIESENIKSILFLRYDGKIGDMIINTLMFKAIKTQYPHIKIGVIGRGATRDIIKNNSYVDVIYNYEKNNKKIKKLAGEIKKEKYDLLIDFSEMLRVQQMMLINLIGAKYNMGLDRKDWNLFDIVYSKPKNMNHISDLYIEILKKLGIKEIEGAYDLQIGESEVENARIFLGKVGSGKKIIFNPYAASKHRSLNIEKIEKIINYILLEDNVKIILLAHGENYKNVEFLEKKYENKVYIPKSKNIMEVGAIIKESDLVISPDTSIVHLGTGLKKPLLGLYRMDNEGDSNSTIWGPNNKKSGIVWAKGTGKKGEETDINNFSMNDFKDAYKKLARE
- a CDS encoding YlmH/Sll1252 family protein, which gives rise to MNKKTFLSLFQSIDEYILANLFEDILLSEEISYPVETNLFFPPNVWKILAQGNPFKNLEFKFIGINSESEKRNIIISPKDFNFEEFNPDIIYFKMDCSNKFKTLEHKDFLGTIMSLGLKREAIGDIILKDNIAYSITKKDTFSIIEKELKEINKIKVSVKEIFSNEIPPFNFKNISCTVSSIRLDSIVSNCTNLSRNEAVSLIENGQVLINYILIKNKSFVLKEKDIITIKKYGKFLYEEEMGKSKKDKFKILLKKYI
- a CDS encoding AarF/UbiB family protein, with the translated sequence MKRFKLIKLLFQIYSGKKPKLEEVEKMGLLSIKLCQYYALRIDFLDEDLCIHLAKLYEKSYEKRPKKLSEIIGENNWIFKKLISYEEYPFASASIGQIHRGILKGGEKVAIKIKRKKFKNQFIEDIENSKKIFKVVLFFYPKLKKVFNPLIALEEIKKSTLNELDFKNEVNGAIFFESLKIKNSLKYNLSKLKFSNFYLEDCNENVLVSKFIEGDSFNKLLNEKKLEYKTLLELFKYHSFYMFRLGVFHGDLHPGNILVDKKGFINLIDCSTVGEISEKLREGLFGFFYYLSRYDYLKASEYLNKMSITSIKEENFIRFQREFLKLYENFKDKTVGEVSLTRKMMETIKLGVNYNMEFGQGMFHVIKSLMYLDGMVLKCDKNINLMEDIREYTGLFKKEMEVP
- a CDS encoding phytoene desaturase family protein, which codes for MKNIIIVGGGPGGLTAGMLLGIKNYKVKIFEKKDKIGGRNSRLELNGYNFDMGPTFFLMKHILEEIFFEVGKNLDDYVETIEINPMYRLKFPNFEFYPYSYSEMDKMLDSLDKTFPGSVDGYLKFIEKEKIKFRMLEPCLKKPYLSLGDYINKKFIKALPYVDVFKSLYEVMGKYFKDENLKLSFTFQAKYIGMSPWVAPGVFSMISYLEHRYGIYHVKGGLNRLSHGMGEVFKELGGEINLNSEVENIIFQGKKAIGVKLKNGKEYYGDKIIINADFAYSMKNLVNKNIRDKYSDINLYNKKYSCSTYMIYLGLDKIYENIPHHNIIFAEDYKRNLKLINSHQEIEEDFSFYIQNPSVIDNTLAPEGHSSIYVLVPVSNNKSKETWSKKREKFYEKIIDILEEKGGFINIRNHIKEKKVITPSDWEYEENIYLGATFNLAHNLGQMLSFRPHNRLEGYENLYIVGGGTHPGSGLPTIYESGRIVANLIEKGE